From a single Anabas testudineus chromosome 5, fAnaTes1.2, whole genome shotgun sequence genomic region:
- the gli1 gene encoding zinc finger protein GLI1 codes for MPVDMQPHQGLFHYESSPSQPSRGLLPSDQSPYSDVSSLRAPLLNGPSQDCRAMYNPVTPSMTHGSGPGQGIGHCMDQYMRPPQVPPPHSMTHRGMLPLEGGNSTPYCNQNNMMSSHHNFCQLQPGSDQIGSGDGSRFSTPRSMLKLSKKRALSISPLSDASVDLQTVIRTSPNSLVAFVNSRCNPNGASSYGHLSVSAMSPSLGYSNNMNCQSRQQGSMYGGGGGTPLGGHTPGPCQASRLPPHNPRLHAPPKHGHLKTEPGLGGVMDGLNVKSLEERSEGDVASPSSTGTQDPLLGLLDGRDDLDKEDGKPEPEAIYETNCHWESCNKEFDTQDQLVHHINNEHIHGEKKEFVCHWQECSREQRPFKAQYMLVVHMRRHTGEKPHKCTFEGCNKAYSRLENLKTHLRSHTGEKPYVCEHEGCNKAFSNASDRAKHQNRTHSNEKPYVCKIPGCTKRYTDPSSLRKHVKTVHGPEAHITKKHRGDTGPRPPGSAQNSELLLEKEEIRREDCKLLAPETSLKSQPSPGGQSSCSSERSPLGSTNNNDSGVEMNLNAAGSLEDLTALEDGVTGGGGEPGSIGGTMGMSAQALKRLENLKIDKLKQIRRPTPPGRCANNKLPSIPGSGENMGMCAPSPLLSNRRVMELSNHELGGGTSIGCSTNDRRGSGTSSLSSAYTVSRRSSMVSPYLSSRRSSEVSQIGGAGGGGCHLVGQEQSGGDPLSPETNRRGVPCPGSGGLPGLPNLTPAQQYSLKAKYAAATGGPPPTPLPNMEHPGTPGRRGVLSEYQGQPLPPFLQQGGPRRHSANTEYGTGVIYPHQAPGNNSRRASDPVRSAADPQTLPKRFNSLNNVSMMGRRNALQHRGSDSSLARHMYSPRPPSITENVMMEAMSMEPHLAPIDTRDRSLMMPPGERSFMGYQQQHPTLGGVGGGGPLSNLSPNHDSLGCPDQGYMQGHYQNQGEVNSRSGGNPMGQSRPIHPEGVSNSLLQQAEYSMSTCQLSPSGPHYPSLGQGSDAGGPWSDTHSQLQTSSHALQNQRGMQYSDPSLQPQQTQAHFNTQTGLYNSPDGTHKLTIKPEQQFHPGMGGGDACQNAKLQQQRMLLQQTQGYPQQTGQVMMRNSNNPSCDFQGQNQNTFSAGVGLSLGCTGSALSDGQRSETPMMQVKEMMVRNYVQSQQALMWEQQQEQQQQQQSGIKPPPLADTMDMSGQKALLQHSPQHQNQNRYSNQPYPPYPNQNLVMSPSAHSRGPSSVTAKDQQLTGLQGSCYSQEMVVPRPPQVRKPLSRQNSLSQGGGGYPGSSPHLSPVHSTSSPRRVVRLPPVQHPQHPQNEMFSPSNNNNNIYFSGQINMEMEKHMDPQNGPCINQQHSMASNLDPTVGTKSVPMAPYPESGPISNALENLDLDNARIDFTSIIDDAESSSFSPVNNPLQGQPGSSSHASSRLTTPQTSVSLAAGTGLSNMAVGDMTSMLTSLAGENKYLNTLS; via the exons ATGCCAGTGGACATGCAACCACACCAGGGACTGTTTCACTATGAGTCCTCACCCAGCCAGCCCTCGAGAGG CCTACTCCCATCAGATCAGTCCCCCTACAGTGATGTGTCGTCGCTGCGGGCCCCGCTTCTCAACGGCCCCTCCCAGGACTGCCGCGCCATGTATAACCCAGTGACTCCAAGTATGACTCATGGATCAGGACCAGGACAGGGAATTGGCCACTGCATGGATCAATATATGAGGCCCCCACAGGTCCCACCGCCGCACAGTATGACACACAGGGGGATGTTGCCCCTAGAGG GTGGCAATAGCACCCCCTATTGTAACCAGAATAACATGATGTCCTCTCACCATAACTTCTGTCAGCTTCAGCCTGGCTCTGATCAGATCGGTTCAGGTGATG GTTCAAGGTTCTCCACGCCTCGCTCCATGCTGAAACTGAGCAAAAAGAGAGCACTgtccatctctcctctgtctgatgCCAGTGTAGATCTGCAAACAGTCATCCGGACATCACCCAACTCCCTGGTGGCCTTTGTCAACTCTCGCTGCAACCCCAATGGGGCCAGCTCTTATGGCCATCTCTCTGTGAGCGCCATGAG TCCATCCTTGGGTTATTCCAACAATATGAACTGCCAGTCCAGGCAACAAGGATCCATGTATGGTGGAGGCGGTGGGACACCTCTCGGTGGACACACACCGGGTCCCTGCCAAGCTTCCCGCTTACCTCCACACAATCCTCGGCTCCATGCTCCACCCAAGCATGGACAT TTGAAAACGGAACCAGGGCTGGGAGGAGTGATGGATGGCCTTAACGTGAAAAGTCTGGAGGAGAGGTCAGAGGGAGACGTGGCTAGTCCTTCTTCCACTGGCACTCAG GACCCTCTTCTGGGTCTACTGGATGGCAGAGATGACTTGGACAAAGAGGACGGGAAACCTGAACCAGAGGCCATCTATGAAACTAACTGTCACTGGGAGAGCTGCAACAAGGAATTTGACACACAGGACCAGCTAGTTCAT CACATCAATAATGAGCACATCCATGGAGAGAAGAAGGAGTTTGTATGTCACTGGCAGGAATGCTCCAGAGAACAGCGGCCTTTCAAAGCCCAGTACATGCTGGTGGTTCATATGCGCAGACACACCGGAGAGAAGCCACACAAGTGCACT TTTGAAGGCTGTAATAAGGCTTACTCTCGCCTGGAAAATTTGAAGACCCACCTGCGCTCCCACACCGGGGAGAAACCATACGTGTGTGAACATGAGGGCTGCAACAAGGCATTCTCTAATGCTTCGGACAGAGCCAAGCACCAGAACAGAACTCACTCCAATGAG AAACCTTATGTATGTAAAATACCTGGCTGCACTAAGCGGTACACAGATCCAAGCTCTCTGCGTAAACACGTGAAGACAGTGCACGGCCCTGAAGCCCACATCACCAAGAAGCATCGTGGAGACACAGGACCTCGACCCCCGGGCTCAGCTCAGAACTCTGAACTGCtgctggagaaagaggagataCGCAGGGAGGACTGCAAACTCTTGGCTCCTGAGACTTCTCTG AAATCACAGCCAAGTCCTGGTGGTCAGTCATCCTGCAGTAGCGAACGTTCCCCACTGGGTAGCACCAACAACAATGATAGCGGGGTAGAGATGAACCTAAATGCAGCAGGCAGCTTGGAGGACCTCACCGCACTAGAAGATGGCGTaacaggtggaggaggagagccaGGAAGTATAGGAGGAACAATGGGAATGTCAGCTCAGGCTTTGAAGAGGCTGGAGAATCTGAAGATTGACAAGCTGAAGCAAATCCGTAGGCCAACCCCTCCTGGCCGTTGTGCTAACAACAAGCTACCATCGATTCCAG GTTCAGGGGAGAATATGGGAATGTGTGcaccttctcctctcctctcaaaTCGACGTGTTATGGAGCTGTCTAACCACGAGTTAGGAGGTGGAACTTCAATAGGCTGCTCTACTAATGACAGGAGAGGCAGTGGCACAAGCAGCTTAAGCTCTGCATACACCGTCAGCCGCCGCTCCTCCATGGTGTCTCCTTACCTGTCCAGCCGACGCTCCAGTGAGGTGTCGCAAATAGGAGGCGCAGGAGGCGGAGGATGTCACCTCGTAGGCCaagagcagagtggaggagaCCCCCTCTCTCCTGAAACAAATCGCAGAGGAGTTCCATGTCCTGGAAGTGGAGGATTGCCAGGTCTTCCTAATTTAACACCTGCCCAGCAATACAGCCTAAAGGCCAAATATGCTGCAGCAACTGGTGGACCACCACCTACTCCTTTACCCAATATGGAGCATCCAGGAACCCCAGGCAGAAGAGGTGTTTTGAGCGAGTACCAGGGGCAGCCGCTGCCTCCTTTTCTTCAACAAGGTGGTCCACGTAGGCACAGTGCCAACACAGAGTATGGCACTGGTGTTATCTACCCTCACCAGGCTCCAGGTAACAACAGCAGGAGAGCCAGTGACCCAGTTCGATCAGCAGCCGATCCACAAACTCTCCCGAAGCGCTTCAATAGCCTTAACAATGTATCCATGATGGGCCGAAGGAATGCACTGCAACACCGTGGATCTGACTCCAGTCTTGCCCGACACATGTACTCCCCTCGACCACCTAGcattacagaaaatgtaatgatgGAGGCTATGAGTATGGAGCCCCATCTTGCCCCTATTGATACCAGAGATCGTTCGCTGATGATGCCCCCTGGAGAGAGAAGCTTCATGGGATACCAGCAACAGCATCCAACTCTTGGAGGGGTTGGAGGTGGAGGTCCTCTTTCAAATCTGTCCCCAAACCATGACTCTTTGGGCTGTCCAGACCAGGGTTACATGCAGGGACATTATCAGAACCAGGGAGAAGTCAATTCCAGGTCTGGGGGAAATCCAATGGGCCAGTCAAGACCTATTCATCCGGAAGGCGTGTCTAATTCACTTCTCCAGCAGGCTGAGTACAGCATGAGCACCTGCCAACTCAGTCCGTCAGGCCCACATTATCCAAGCCTAGGCCAGGGTAGTGATGCTGGAGGCCCTTGGAGTGACACCCACAGCCAACTCCAGACTTCTAGTCATGCTCTCCAGAACCAGCGTGGGATGCAGTATTCAGATCCCAGCCTGCAGCCTCAGCAGACACAGGCCCACTTCAACACTCAGACGGGCCTCTACAACAGTCCTGATggaacacacaaactcacaatcAAGCCTGAGCAGCAGTTCCACCCTGGGATGGGAGGTGGAGATGCCTGTCAGAATGCTAAGCTCCAACAACAGCGAATGCTCCTCCAGCAGACTCAAGGTTACCCACAGCAGACAGGCCAGGTTATGATGAGGAACTCTAACAACCCCAGTTGTGACTTTCAAGGACAGAACCAAAACACTTTCTCCGCTGGAGTGGGATTGAGTTTGGGCTGCACTGGGTCTGCTCTTTCAGATGGGCAGAGGTCCGAAACCCCCATGATGCAGGTGAAGGAGATGATGGTGAGGAACTATGTGCAGTCCCAGCAAGCACTCATGTGGGAGCAACAACaagagcagcaacaacagcagcagagtggaaTAAAACCTCCCCCTCTTGCTGACACTATGGATATGAGTGGCCAGAAGGCACTATTGCAGCACAGTCCACAGCACCAAAACCAGAATCGCTACTCCAATCAGCCCTACCCTCCCTACCCGAACCAGAACCTGGTCATGAGCCCATCGGCTCACAGCCGAGGGCCAAGCTCTGTGACAGCTAAAGACCAACAGCTGACAGGTCTCCAAGGCTCATGTTATAGCCAGGAAATGGTGGTCCCCAGGCCACCTCAGGTACGGAAACCTCTCAGCCGTCAGAACAGCCTCTCACAGGGTGGAGGAGGCTACCCAGGAAGCTCCCCTCACCTCAGCCCTGTCCACTCTACTTCCAGCCCCAGACGAGTGGTCAGACTTCCACCAGTCCAGCATCCACAACAtccacaaaatgaaatgttttctccatccaacaacaacaacaacatttactTCTCTGGTCAGATCAACATGGAAATGGAGAAACACATGGACCCCCAGAACGGACCTTGTATCAACCAGCAGCATAGTATGGCATCTAACCTGGACCCAACAGTTGGTACTAAGTCTGTTCCTATGGCTCCGTATCCTGAATCTGGCCCCATCTCTAATGCCTTAGAAAACCTGGACCTGGACAATGCTCGCATAGACTTCACCTCCATTATTGATGATGCAGAGTCCTCCTCGTTCAGCCCAGTCAACAATCCCCTCCAGGGTCAGCCAGGATCGTCCTCCCATGCCTCGTCACGTCTCACCACCCCTCAGACTTCGGTCAGCCTAGCAGCAGGCACTGGTCTGTCCAACATGGCTGTGGGTGATATGACATCCATGCTTACCTCACTGGCTGGAGAGAATAAATACCTGAACACACTGTCTTAG